In Ruminococcaceae bacterium KH2T8, the sequence TTTCCGTCACCTCCCTGCTGGCCGTTCATGTCGTAACCGCCGTTATAGTTCTGTCCGTTATACTGATCGTAACCGTAATTTGCATTAGGATCGGCATACTGCTGATCACCATAGTAGTCGCTCGGCACCTCTTCAGACATAGCCTGTTGATACTGAGCATAAGCTTCATCATATCCCTGAGGTACCGCATAAAGATCCTGCTGGGGCTGCTGAGGAAGTGCCTGCTGAGCGTCCTGAGGCTGAGCCTTGGGTGCGGGAGTTTTTGTCTTCTTCGAAGACTTTCGTTCCTTCTTAAGTGTAGGATCCTTATCATCTACATCATTAGCGAAAGATGACAGAGGATACATGAATGCGCATACAAGGAGCAGGACAACTGCCGCTACGAATACTGCTCTTACGTCAACGATAAGTGCAACAGCAAATACCGGGATGCCTGCGATAAGACCTGCAAGGAATGAAAGCTCACCGGCCTTACGAAGATTAGCTTTTGCCTGATTGTTCGAAAGAAGGAACAATACGTAAAGGTAATAGAAATCGTGGATACCGAGGCTGATACCGATAAGTGCTACCGATATAAGAAGTATCTTAGCCGTAGGAACAAGCGCGAATACCAAAAGTCCGATAACAGCACAGATCGATGAGATGATGACTCTTACCTTTGATGTAAGAACATGACCGTATCTGTTCTTGATGATAAGCGCTACAAAGCAAGCCGAGAAAGCAGTTATAAGATAATAGAACGATGTCGTCGCGAGCGAGATACCTACTGTCGGCAGATAATTAGGAATAAATCCGATAAGGAAAGATACGAGAGTACCCATCACAAAGAATGTAGATGTCAGGAATCTTCCCGTATACTTATTGGATACGAGCTCGAGCCACTTATTAAGAGGAAGGAACTGCTCCTTAACGGGATTATTGTCCTTCATGAAGAATACGATACCGAGCGATGTAAGGATCAACGCAGCACCGCAGATGACATTAACGATGAGGATACCGAATCTCTCAAAGCAGATACCAGCGATGACCGCACCGACGGATACACCGAGGAAGTAGGCCGTATTTTGGATATTATGTACTGTTCTGTCGTCGAACTTATCGTAGCCTAGCTTACCTGCATTGATCCTGTAGTCACGAAGTGAATCAAATACCATTCCGTAGCAGAATGATGTAGGAAGAAGAAGGATCAGCATAACGATAGCATTACCCGTGATACCGGATACAAGGCTCAGGATATAACCTGCCGCAGTCGTGATGATAAGTGCGATCCTGCCCGTGAGCTTGAACTTGAGCTGCTTTCTAAGTCCGGAAAATCCGAAGAAACCGAAAGCATAAAGGATAAGTCCGAGAGCGATCAAAAGCTGAACAACGAAGTTCTCCTGATCTGCGAATTCTCTCTTTATGAACTCTGATACAACGATCGGCGTCATTACGGAACCCAACGCCGCAAAGAACGAAAGGAACCTGATAGCCGAATCACCGTACATGATAAGAACAGGAACGTTGCCGATCATGCCTCTGGAAAGAGTCGATACGAAGAGATTAAGCTCGAAGATGATGATCGCCATTGCAACAGCGATAGCAAAGATGGTCATCGTCCAGCTAAGGGACATTCCGTTAACGGTAGAAGAATAATCTTCATAGGGCATCCTTACTTCCAGGATACCTGCAACCGTATTCTCAGATGAGATGATGGGAGCGATGGCACATACATACTGAGTATCATCCTCGGTACGCTTTGTAAAAGCCTCTGTCTGAAGCTCAAAGCAGTTATTGTACTCGTCGCCTACACCCGAAAGGTAATAAGGTTCGGTAACATCAGCACCCGATGTAGTGCAAAGTCTCATAAAGGAGTTACCGGCCTTAGTATAAATGTCATATATATAAGGCTTGCCCTTAGCATACTCGGGAACCTCGAGAGGGAATGTCATTCCTTCAACGATGGTGGTATGACCGAGTGCCGTCGAAGTAGCGACAGCCAAAGACTCCATGGTCTCCGCCCTCTCGCTTTCGAGGACTACCGTATATGTATCCGTAAGCTGGTTAGACATTACGGCGAGAACGATAAGAACGATAACAAAGCAATAACCGATAGTTGCTGCGATCGTACGCCTCTCGCGAAGTCTCTTTATCTCTGAACCTCTGCTCATAATTTCTGTCCTCCCTTCCCTGAACGTCCTATAAACTTAGGGATGAGTGACTGAATACCGAAGAGGATAACACCTGCGGCAACAGAGATTATAACTGCGATGAGCACGCGGCCTTCGAGCTTTGTGCCAAGGTCATCGAGCTTATTGAATTCACACTTATACTCAAACACTCCGACACATCTGCCTGTGCTGTCGGAGATAGGAACGAGTACACTCTCGGAAGTCTTGTCACTGAGGATAGCTTCGGAATTATCGGCTGAAAGCCAGTCTGAGATCTCATGCTTAGCAACCTGGAAGATCTCGGGATCGTCTGTTCCGTGACTCAGGAGCTTTTGAAGCTGACCATCAGAATAAAGGAAAAGTGCGTAATACTCGGTAGTAAAGCTCTGTGTTGAAGTGTCAGCAAGAGAAAGAGCTAAGACCTTCTCATACTTCTGTGAAGCGGATACCGGATCTGCGACGATCTCATCTCCGTTTATCATTAACTTTACTACGTCGCAAGTCTGCTGGATCTTCTTATCGGAAACCGCCTTGAACTCCTCCTCAAACTTGAGGCGCATATGGTGTACGGCAAAAGACACAGATAAGACTGACAGCAGAAGTGAAACAACTATCAATATTACTGCCCTGACGATCTTGTTGAGCGTTTCGGACCGGTTGACCGATCTGTTATCCATATAGTCGCACTCCTAAATATATATTTTTCAATATATATTCTATCTATAAATCAATAAAATTATATTAAAGTTCGTTTACAAGCATCTTAAACATATCGCCACGGTGCTCGAAATGCCTGAAGTGGTCATAGGAAGTACCTACGGGCGACATTATTACGATATCACCTGATTTTGCTATCTCGCGAGCCTTATTAAGGGCAGCTTTGTAAGAATCGACAACTGCATCGCGTGTCTCTTCGAACTCATATACGTCTCCGTCCTTTGAGGGGAGCTTTATAAGATCATAAGATCTGCCGTTTGCTTCCTTGGCGATGATATCCTCGACAAGATCGGCATTTGATCCGTAGAGGATGATCCTGTCGCATACATTTAAGATCGCATCTCCGAGGCCTTCGTAATTACATTTCTTATCAGCACCGCCCGCGATAAGCACGCCGTGCATATTTCTGCCCGCAAGAGCATTCATCGTATTGATCGTTCTGTTTGGAGAAGTATCGATAGAAGAGTTATAGTACTTGACTCCGTCTATCTCACGGACGAACTCGATCCTGTGAGCAACACCCGTAAACTCCTTCGCTACTGCTACGATATCTTCTGCCTTTACAAAGCCATGAACAGCACCGATTGCGCAGAGATAATTCTCGACATTGTGCTTTCCGGGGATAAAGATATCATCTTCAGCCATGATCTCGGTGATCTGACCGTCCTTCTCGTATACGATCTTGCCGTCCTTTGTGTAGATCCTGTGATTGAGAGCATCTTCACCTGCTCTGATCGTATCTGCTCTGTCGAGAGCAAAGTAGGATATCCTGCCTCCTGCGATCTTCCTCATGTCATATGTGATATCGCACTTACCGTTAAGTACTACCTTACCCGTAGCGCTCTGATATCTGAAGATATTAGTCTTTGAGGCAATATACTCGTCGTAATCCTTATGGAAATCAAGATGATTTGGAGTAACGTTGGTCACGATAGCAACATCTACGCTCTTCTTCATGTTAAGAAGCTGGAAAGATGACAGTTCGAGAACGACCATATCCTCCTCAGTCATCTCATCGACCTTATCAAGGAGCGGTGTACCGATATTACCGCCGAGCCATACCTTGTAGCCTGCGCGCTTGAGCATCTCGGATACGAGAGTAGTCGTAGTAGTCTTTCCGTCTGAACCCGTGATACCGAAGATAGTTGCAGGACAAAGATCGATAAAGAGTTCCATCTCGGAAGTCAGAACGGCACCCTTCTCAACTGCTGCCTGAAGCTCGGGAGTCTCGACTCTCATCTTGGGAGTCTTGAACACGAAGCTGAACTTCTCTGTCTTTAAAGGCTCAAGATACCCTTCGCCCAATGACCAGGTTACGCGTACATTCTCATATTCGAATTCTTCTTTTACGGCTTTGATCGCAGGATCATTCTCATCGAGTCTGTCAAATGCAGTGATCTCCATACCCATGGCGTACAGCCATTTGATAAGAGGTCTGTTGGAGATACCTACTCCGATAACAGCTGCTCTCTTTCCCTTCGCATAATCCTTAAATCTTATAAGCTTTATATAATCCATTTCCTTTTATGCCTCCGCAAATTATCTTACTCAGTATACGACTTATAGAGTTTGCTGTAAAAGCCGCCCGAATCGATCATGTCTTCATGCTTTCCGATCTCGCTCACGCGTCCGTCCTCCATAACGACTATCATGTCGGCATCTACGATGGTCGAAAGCCTGTGTGCGATGACGAGACTTGTCCTTCCCTTGAGAAGATCCTTAACGGCCTTCTGTATCTTTACTTCCGTAAGGATATCCACGGATGAAGTTGCCTCATCGAGGATCAGTATGCAGGGATCGGATGCCATTGCTCTCGTGATGCTCAGGAGCTGCCTCTGACCTTCAGAGATATCGTCACGAGAAGATGAGATCTGCTCGTGGTACTTGTTCGGAAGCTTTCGTATAAAGGAATCAGCGCCCGATACCTTTGCAGTACTAATGGCATCTTCGTCAGACAGAAGCGGGCGTCCGAACTTTATGTTCTCCATGATAT encodes:
- a CDS encoding Major Facilitator Superfamily protein, which translates into the protein MSRGSEIKRLRERRTIAATIGYCFVIVLIVLAVMSNQLTDTYTVVLESERAETMESLAVATSTALGHTTIVEGMTFPLEVPEYAKGKPYIYDIYTKAGNSFMRLCTTSGADVTEPYYLSGVGDEYNNCFELQTEAFTKRTEDDTQYVCAIAPIISSENTVAGILEVRMPYEDYSSTVNGMSLSWTMTIFAIAVAMAIIIFELNLFVSTLSRGMIGNVPVLIMYGDSAIRFLSFFAALGSVMTPIVVSEFIKREFADQENFVVQLLIALGLILYAFGFFGFSGLRKQLKFKLTGRIALIITTAAGYILSLVSGITGNAIVMLILLLPTSFCYGMVFDSLRDYRINAGKLGYDKFDDRTVHNIQNTAYFLGVSVGAVIAGICFERFGILIVNVICGAALILTSLGIVFFMKDNNPVKEQFLPLNKWLELVSNKYTGRFLTSTFFVMGTLVSFLIGFIPNYLPTVGISLATTSFYYLITAFSACFVALIIKNRYGHVLTSKVRVIISSICAVIGLLVFALVPTAKILLISVALIGISLGIHDFYYLYVLFLLSNNQAKANLRKAGELSFLAGLIAGIPVFAVALIVDVRAVFVAAVVLLLVCAFMYPLSSFANDVDDKDPTLKKERKSSKKTKTPAPKAQPQDAQQALPQQPQQDLYAVPQGYDEAYAQYQQAMSEEVPSDYYGDQQYADPNANYGYDQYNGQNYNGGYDMNGQQGGDGNGYVE
- a CDS encoding UDP-N-acetylmuramoylalanine--D-glutamate ligase encodes the protein MDYIKLIRFKDYAKGKRAAVIGVGISNRPLIKWLYAMGMEITAFDRLDENDPAIKAVKEEFEYENVRVTWSLGEGYLEPLKTEKFSFVFKTPKMRVETPELQAAVEKGAVLTSEMELFIDLCPATIFGITGSDGKTTTTTLVSEMLKRAGYKVWLGGNIGTPLLDKVDEMTEEDMVVLELSSFQLLNMKKSVDVAIVTNVTPNHLDFHKDYDEYIASKTNIFRYQSATGKVVLNGKCDITYDMRKIAGGRISYFALDRADTIRAGEDALNHRIYTKDGKIVYEKDGQITEIMAEDDIFIPGKHNVENYLCAIGAVHGFVKAEDIVAVAKEFTGVAHRIEFVREIDGVKYYNSSIDTSPNRTINTMNALAGRNMHGVLIAGGADKKCNYEGLGDAILNVCDRIILYGSNADLVEDIIAKEANGRSYDLIKLPSKDGDVYEFEETRDAVVDSYKAALNKAREIAKSGDIVIMSPVGTSYDHFRHFEHRGDMFKMLVNEL